The following proteins are encoded in a genomic region of Dehalococcoidia bacterium:
- a CDS encoding phosphoadenylyl-sulfate reductase, which translates to MQERIIFDDLEIGEIAVELDDKEPQDVIAWALDTFGDRIAVVTALQAEGMVVLDMAYRIRPDITVITVDTWRLPQATYRFLEEARSRYHLARWQVLTPDPREVEVMVRRHGEDLFYKSVPLRLVCCHIRKVRPLIRALEHLDAWFTGLRREQWASRAAIRKVELDHDHGGIVKVNPLADWTKEEVWDYIHQNGVPYNPLYDQGYTSIGCDPCTRPIQPGEDDRAGRWWWEVNAPKECGIHCPIETGGFEHEAEAILKEAEGVHL; encoded by the coding sequence ATGCAGGAGAGGATCATCTTCGACGACCTGGAGATCGGCGAGATCGCCGTCGAGCTGGACGACAAGGAGCCGCAGGACGTCATCGCCTGGGCTCTGGATACCTTCGGCGACCGCATCGCCGTCGTCACCGCCCTCCAGGCTGAGGGGATGGTAGTGCTGGACATGGCCTACCGCATCCGTCCCGACATCACCGTCATCACTGTGGACACCTGGCGCCTGCCCCAGGCCACCTACCGGTTCCTGGAGGAGGCCCGCTCCCGCTATCACCTGGCCCGCTGGCAGGTGCTGACCCCCGACCCGCGGGAGGTGGAGGTGATGGTGCGGCGGCACGGTGAGGACCTGTTCTACAAGTCGGTGCCCCTGCGGCTGGTCTGCTGCCACATACGGAAGGTGCGGCCTCTGATCCGCGCCCTGGAGCACCTGGACGCCTGGTTCACCGGCCTGCGCCGGGAGCAGTGGGCCTCCCGCGCCGCCATTCGCAAGGTGGAGCTGGACCACGACCACGGCGGCATCGTCAAGGTGAACCCCCTGGCCGACTGGACCAAGGAGGAGGTCTGGGACTACATCCACCAGAACGGGGTACCCTACAACCCCCTCTACGACCAGGGCTACACCAGCATCGGCTGCGACCCCTGCACGCGGCCCATCCAGCCCGGCGAGGACGACCGGGCCGGCCGCTGGTGGTGGGAGGTCAACGCCCCCAAGGAGTGCGGCATCCACTGCCCCATCGAGACGGGCGGCTTCGAGCACGAGGCCGAGGCCATCCTCAAGGAGGCGGAGGGCGTCCACCTGTGA
- a CDS encoding MoaD/ThiS family protein, whose product MTTAQTPGAQLEIPSWELVLKRNSIERLKQERFPLDIIHELPELIARGYEAIPEEDIVRLYWWGIAHDKPKIGTFMVRIKVPGGLLTPAQLRAIGAISLRYGRNYGELTTRQGIQLHWVRMEKLPEVLEAIAQAGLTTVGAEGDTVRNITSCPVNGISRDELFDVRPVIEQVARFFWGNRDYSNLPRKHKFTIAACPYQCNAPEIHDIALVGVIKDGRPGFAVRVGGGLSATPRLSRDLGVFVPVDEAVDVLRAITDVWQNNNRYRISRAKARIKFLVDDYGPEGVRRMVEERLGRPLEDGRAPEAIGEADHLGIHPQKQEGLYYVGFPVPNGWMTGAQMQQLADVLEEVGADIRLTREQNFIIGNVPEDRLPWLLEKVAAIGFPHDRHKLYATSTACTSHDFCNYSVSETKGKLGEIIEALEHRFGRRIEGLKIYMDGCPHACAHHWVGEIGLQGTTAPAPGGGKVEAYDVSLRGGLGTKAAIGRPLLRRVPTDRITDVLVRLVGAWLEEKERRQNGYSFRDFCDERSDEELQRIALEEPAQEQQKEAAVLRIPGPLLDLTEGIDHLEVRPGTVRSAIEEASRRFPALKERLLTAEGDIDPAYLLYVNEDDIRGLQGLDTPLQAGDELLVLMAMSGG is encoded by the coding sequence ATGACCACCGCCCAGACCCCGGGCGCCCAGCTGGAGATTCCGTCCTGGGAACTGGTGCTCAAGCGCAACAGCATCGAGCGCCTCAAGCAGGAGCGCTTTCCCCTGGACATCATCCACGAGCTGCCGGAGCTCATCGCCCGCGGCTACGAGGCCATTCCCGAGGAGGACATCGTCCGCCTCTACTGGTGGGGCATCGCCCATGACAAGCCCAAGATCGGGACCTTCATGGTGCGCATCAAGGTGCCCGGCGGCCTTCTCACCCCTGCCCAGCTGCGGGCCATCGGCGCCATCTCCCTGCGTTACGGTCGCAACTACGGCGAGCTGACCACCCGCCAGGGGATCCAGCTCCACTGGGTGCGTATGGAGAAGCTGCCCGAGGTCCTGGAGGCCATCGCCCAGGCCGGCCTCACCACCGTGGGCGCCGAGGGCGATACGGTGCGCAACATCACCAGTTGCCCGGTCAACGGCATCAGCCGCGACGAGCTGTTCGATGTGCGCCCCGTCATCGAGCAGGTGGCCCGCTTCTTCTGGGGCAACCGCGACTATTCCAACCTGCCCCGCAAGCACAAGTTCACCATCGCCGCCTGCCCTTACCAGTGCAACGCCCCCGAGATCCATGACATCGCCCTGGTGGGCGTCATAAAGGACGGCCGGCCGGGCTTCGCCGTCCGCGTGGGCGGCGGCCTGTCCGCCACCCCGCGCCTCTCCCGCGACCTGGGCGTCTTCGTGCCCGTGGACGAGGCGGTGGACGTGCTGCGGGCCATCACTGATGTGTGGCAGAACAACAACCGCTACCGCATCAGCCGCGCCAAGGCCCGCATCAAGTTCCTGGTGGACGACTACGGCCCCGAGGGAGTGCGGCGCATGGTAGAGGAGCGGTTGGGCCGCCCTCTGGAGGATGGCCGGGCGCCCGAGGCCATCGGCGAGGCCGACCACCTGGGGATCCACCCCCAGAAGCAGGAAGGCCTCTACTACGTGGGCTTCCCGGTGCCCAACGGCTGGATGACGGGTGCCCAGATGCAGCAGCTGGCTGACGTGCTGGAGGAGGTGGGGGCCGACATCCGCCTGACTCGGGAGCAGAACTTCATCATAGGCAACGTGCCCGAGGACAGGCTGCCCTGGCTGCTGGAGAAGGTGGCGGCCATAGGCTTCCCTCACGACCGGCACAAGCTGTACGCCACCTCCACCGCCTGCACCAGCCACGACTTCTGCAACTATTCCGTGTCCGAGACCAAGGGCAAGCTGGGCGAGATCATCGAGGCCCTGGAGCACCGCTTCGGTCGGCGCATCGAGGGGCTGAAGATATACATGGACGGCTGTCCCCACGCCTGCGCCCACCACTGGGTGGGAGAGATCGGCCTCCAGGGCACCACCGCCCCCGCTCCGGGCGGTGGCAAGGTGGAGGCCTACGACGTCTCCCTGCGGGGCGGCCTGGGCACCAAGGCCGCCATCGGTCGGCCCCTGCTGCGCCGCGTCCCCACCGACCGCATCACCGATGTGCTGGTGCGCCTGGTGGGGGCCTGGCTGGAGGAGAAGGAGCGACGCCAGAACGGCTACTCCTTCCGCGACTTCTGCGACGAGCGCAGCGACGAGGAGCTGCAGCGCATCGCCCTGGAGGAGCCAGCCCAGGAGCAGCAGAAGGAAGCCGCCGTCCTCCGCATCCCCGGGCCGCTGCTGGACTTGACCGAAGGCATCGACCACCTGGAGGTGAGGCCGGGGACGGTGCGCAGCGCCATCGAGGAGGCGTCGCGGCGCTTCCCCGCCCTGAAAGAGCGCCTGCTGACAGCCGAGGGGGACATCGACCCTGCCTACCTGCTCTACGTGAACGAGGACGACATCCGCGGCCTGCAGGGGCTGGACACCCCTCTCCAGGCCGGCGACGAGCTGCTGGTGCTCATGGCCATGTCCGGAGGCTAG